The sequence TTATCGGTAATTGAGAAGCTTGTTAAAGTTGAAGCTCCAGATAAGTATACAGTGATACTTTATTGTAACGTTTCAAGTTATCTATTATTGCATACTACTTCAATGATAATATTGCCTAAACATATATGGGAAAAAGTTGGTGAAAATTGGCCTACATATGATTGTGTTGCAGAAGGTACATTAATTGGTTCAGGACCATTCCAATTTGTTGAGTATAAACCAGGAGAATATGTTTTACTAAAAGCTTTCAAAGATTACTTTAGAAGACATCCAGATAAAAAGATTTCAGCTAAAGCTGTATCAATTCCATCAACAATTGCTGCAGGACAAAAACCTTCAGTAACTATTCAAGCTATAGATTATTCAGGAAAGCCTATAACTGGAGATGCAAAAGTAACTTTAAGCGTTGCTGGACAAACTGTTGAAATGAGACATATCGGAGGAGGAGTATGGGAAGCAACTTTACCAGCTTTAACTGAAGGTTCATATACTTTAGAATTTAATGTTATTTGGAAGAGCCCAATAGGAGATTATTCTACAAAATTAACTTCTCCATTAACAGTTAGTGCTATCGCGCCTATTACAACAGCTACTTTGCCAACAGTTGCGCCAATAACAGCTCCAGCTCCAAGTGCAGGTATAGATATAGCATTAGGAATCATAGTGTTTGCAATAATTCTTTTAGCTATAGGATTTGTAATAAGTAGATTAAAAGTAGTGCCTACAGCACCACCAGCTCCAAAACCAGCTTAATTTTTTTAATTCCTTCTTTTTTTTATTTTTAAAAAATTAAATATCTAAATATTAATAAGCAACTTTTTAAAACGATTTAAAACAGTAAAAGGTTTGAGAAAAGGGGCTTTTTTATATGGGTTTAAGAAAATATATAGTTAAAAGAACTATATACACAATTGTATTAATATATATAGTTTTAACCGTTAATTTTATTATTTTTCAATTAATGCCAGCAGATCCTGTCACAATTATAGCCAGTTCTCTTAGGCTTAAACCTGAACAAACAAAGAGATTAGTAGAAATATTTGGATTAAACGAGCCTCTCTATATAAGATACATAAAATACATTAGGAATATGTTTTTATGGGAATTTGGCTATTCTTATTATTCTCAACATCCAGTAATTAATGAAATAATGGAAAGGCTTCCAAATACAATTTTATTGCTTGGTGTTTCAACAATTTTTTCAATAATTTTTGGAGTATTTACTGGAGTTTATGCTGCTGCTAAAAGAGGAGCAAAGCTTGATTTAAGTATAATGACAAGTTCTCTTATAGTTAGTAATCTGCCTGTTTTTTGGACAGGGATGATTTTCCTTTATGTTTTTGGTTTCATATTTAAAATATTTCCATTTGGAGGGACCATTAGTCCTCCATCTCCAACTAATCCTCTTACAGATCCATTAAGTATTACAATAGATATTCTATGGCATTTATTCCTTCCAGGTTTTACATTATTCTTATTTAGTTATGGAGCATATACTTTATTGATGAGAAGCACGATGATAGAAAGCCTTACAGAAGATTATATAATAACTGCTAGAGCAAAAGGAGTTGATGAAAGGACTGTGCTTTTTAAACATGCTTTTAGAAATGCTTCTCTTCCATTAGTAACAAATATTGCATTATCTTTTGCAAGTATAATAAGTGGTGCAATAGCTACAGAAACAGTCTTCTCATGGCATGGAATGGGTTTATTAACATGGGATTCTGTTATGCAAGCAGATTATCCTGTTCTTCAGGCAATATTCTATATATTTGCACTATCAACAATTTTTGCAAACTTTATTGCAGATATTCTTTATGGCTTTATAGATCCCAGAATAAAATATGAATAGGAGAAATAAAAATGTCAAGCATATTTAAAATTTTTGGAGATCAAAGAACTTATAGAAAAATTATTAGAAGTGTAAAGAATTTTTGGAATAGTTTTAAAAGAAATAAGAAAGGGATTGTTGGTTTAGCTATATTATTATTCTTTATAGTAATAGCTATTTTAGCTCCAATTTTAGCTCCTCATGATCCTTTAAATGATTATTACGTAGCTGGACATAGAGCTGCTCCTGAATGGGCTGCACCTTTTCTAAGCTCGTATAGTTTAAACATGTTTCCAGTAAAAGATCCAAAGTTTCTTTCAGAGGATGCTTTAAGCGAATGGGATATTTCTTTACCTCATGGAAGTTTATTTGAAGCTTCCTCATCTTATTCAAAAATTACAATTACTCCTGATATGCAAAAAATTTTAGCTTTGCCTAAAGAACAAAATGTTTTAGGAAGCATACATATAAGTCTTAAAAAAACTTCTAAAGAATCATTTTCATTAAAAACAATCAATATTAGTAAAACTTTCATTTACGAATATTCAGCTCCACCTAAAAAATTTATATGCAGCTTTATGGCTCTAAAAGAAGGGCCTGAAGATATATATGTTACAATAAACTATTTTATTATCACACCTAAATATGGAAAAGTAATTTTATTATCAAAAAGATTATCTGAAAATTCATGGCTTATACAAAATGTTGATTCTCATAGTTCAGATGTTAAGAGAAATGTTGGTAAACTTGTTGGAGATCCAACTGGAATATTAACTGAAGTGCCTTCAACTCTTTTTACAACTAAAGGAAAATACACTTTTGGAATACAAATAGACATTTATGATGAATCACAGAATGAAAGTAATGCAGATATTTATTTAACAAATATGAATATAAAACTTTTAGGTTCAGCTTATGGAGTACTTGGAACAGATTGGGCTGGAAGAGACTTATATTCACAACTTTTGTATGGTTCTAGAACAACTTTATACATAGCTTTCCTATGCGCATTCCTATCTGTTGGCATAGGATTAGTTGTTGGTCTTGTTTCTGGATACGTTGGAGGATTAACAGATGAAATATCAATGAGGTTTACAGATGTATTATTAACTCTTCCATATCTTCCTTTAGTACTTGTTTTAATGGCTGTTTTGGGAGCTAAAATTGAAAATTTAATAATTTTGCTTGGTTTTCTAGGATGGATGGGTTTTGCTAGAATGGTTAGATCTCAAACATTAAGCTTAAAAGAAAGAGCTTTTGTTGAAGCTTCAAGAGCTTTAGGAGCTTCTACTGGACATATAATTTTTAAGCACATTTTACCAAACGTAATGGGATTAGTATATGTTGCATTAGCATTAAATGTTCCTACAATAATTGTAGCTGAAGCTTGGCTTAGTTTCCTTGGTTTAGGAGACCCAAATAGAGTAACATGGGGAAAAATGATTTTTGAGGCAGAAATAAATCATGCATTAACAGAATTTAATTGGATTCTTCCTCCAGGAATATGTATTGGTCTTATATCTTTATCGTTTGTATTAATTGGATATTCTTTAGATGAAATATTAAATCCAAGACTTAGGAAAAGATAAATTTCATTTACTTGAAAATAATCCTCCTAAAAGTACTCCAATAAGCATTACAGGAGAAAATAAAAAAAATCTTACACTTATAGAACTTAAAGCATATCTTTCAAGTAAAGCTTGTATAGCTATAAGTCCTAAGGTTGCTGGTAAAACCATTATTTCATATATTATTATTGCTGAAAATATGATCGTTAAAATAAATATAATTAAAGCTTTTTTAATATTAGCTATTAAATATCCTGATAAAAAGCTTGAAATAAAAACTATTATTATTTGAATAAAATCTATTGTTTGTTCTGCATATATTTTATACATTGATATAAAATTTATATTTGAAATAATTATAGACCATCCGATTACTATTAGTATAGCTTTTATTTTTTCATTCATTTCCAGTAAATTATTTATAAGCTTCCTTAAAAATATTCTAAAATAATAATTTATGAGTGAATTAAATGAGTGAAAAAAAATTAGCTTTAATCATATTTTTAATATTAGTATTTTCTTCTCTTATAACAATTCTTTTTGCAATAAATGAGCATATAAAAATTTGGGAAACTATTTCTGAAA is a genomic window of Nitrososphaerota archaeon containing:
- a CDS encoding ABC transporter permease, whose product is MSSIFKIFGDQRTYRKIIRSVKNFWNSFKRNKKGIVGLAILLFFIVIAILAPILAPHDPLNDYYVAGHRAAPEWAAPFLSSYSLNMFPVKDPKFLSEDALSEWDISLPHGSLFEASSSYSKITITPDMQKILALPKEQNVLGSIHISLKKTSKESFSLKTINISKTFIYEYSAPPKKFICSFMALKEGPEDIYVTINYFIITPKYGKVILLSKRLSENSWLIQNVDSHSSDVKRNVGKLVGDPTGILTEVPSTLFTTKGKYTFGIQIDIYDESQNESNADIYLTNMNIKLLGSAYGVLGTDWAGRDLYSQLLYGSRTTLYIAFLCAFLSVGIGLVVGLVSGYVGGLTDEISMRFTDVLLTLPYLPLVLVLMAVLGAKIENLIILLGFLGWMGFARMVRSQTLSLKERAFVEASRALGASTGHIIFKHILPNVMGLVYVALALNVPTIIVAEAWLSFLGLGDPNRVTWGKMIFEAEINHALTEFNWILPPGICIGLISLSFVLIGYSLDEILNPRLRKR
- a CDS encoding ABC transporter permease; translation: MGLRKYIVKRTIYTIVLIYIVLTVNFIIFQLMPADPVTIIASSLRLKPEQTKRLVEIFGLNEPLYIRYIKYIRNMFLWEFGYSYYSQHPVINEIMERLPNTILLLGVSTIFSIIFGVFTGVYAAAKRGAKLDLSIMTSSLIVSNLPVFWTGMIFLYVFGFIFKIFPFGGTISPPSPTNPLTDPLSITIDILWHLFLPGFTLFLFSYGAYTLLMRSTMIESLTEDYIITARAKGVDERTVLFKHAFRNASLPLVTNIALSFASIISGAIATETVFSWHGMGLLTWDSVMQADYPVLQAIFYIFALSTIFANFIADILYGFIDPRIKYE